From the genome of Carassius auratus strain Wakin chromosome 29, ASM336829v1, whole genome shotgun sequence:
CATTATCATGTGGTGCAGGATATTTAATCTGAACAAGTTGTGCGTTTCTTTCCATAGCAGTCTCGCAGCTCGCGGGATAGTGAGGTTGTTGGTCGAGAGGGTCCAGTGGGTGTAAATCAGTCAGGGGTCACTAGAGAGCCTTCAGATCACTTACCAATTTCACCCCTCGCGCCTGCACCCCCTCTACCACGCAAAGGTAAATATAACATGCACAAAAGCAACATATTCACAATTCTGAAAAGATTTGAGTGCGAAATTTGCTACTAACTACAGATTTGTCAAATTACCGCCATTTCTAGGGTTTTAACGTGGCCAAAATTATTTCAGAAACATTCCTTCTCTGGAAATGACCAGAAGTGAGCTTATATGGAACAAGATAGTGGGCTGAGAGGAAGTAAccttacgaaaaagaagtttattcaagtgtgctattagaatacttcttttaaactaaaaataggaaaagtatgcttttagtttgctttttatgtacttctcagaaatgggctttatgtatgcctcagaaatatacttaaaattacattaagGTATTCTTGATTTATACCTAAAAATAGTCTACatatatttgaactatacttgtgctcctagaatctgttttcattgttatatggtAGAGGGTgttagtacacatcttctgcacagaatttccaaaaaaaaaacacaagtgaagaataaaaaagaaataacagaTGTAATCACAATTTACATGTAAtctaacacgatcatctgacatgaaacagcatcaaaactgtaacattatgaaataaaatgtcgaCAAATGAAGAGGTAGTAATTATAGTCAAGCTTTGGGGGtggctttttgttcaaaatgttatttatttattttttattaaacttacccacattaaattgtttaaaaaaagaatgcatgaagctagaatacaATTTTTTTGGCTACAAGCATATACCTGTtttttctttggatgttttgtatgttcagatattcatataacaaaatatataaacatttaaacctAAACAGAGATATAGTAGAATACTTAAATTATGATGTAAAGTTACTAgtagtataaaactactaaactagtagtttactgagactatacttcaaagtgtaaggtttttaattagtaaattatcagtatacctataagttcacttttagtataaatgcagtacaaactacaaacatagaggtaaactagttgtgtactcaaagtttgctacagTTACACCCAAAGTATACttcaaagtatacttttatatactagaaagtggaccaatttagtcccaaggagtattgaaacagtacacttacaagtgtACTACTATAACACTGATATTtttatacttgctacataaagtatacttaaaaatatacttcaactttacttaagtatacttaaaaaaattactttgaagtatactactttttggtaagggtggACAGTTGATATAGTTTTATGTTAGCATGTGGCTAACAATTTCACAAGCACAAAAATTACATAGTGCCCAAAAACAATGAGTAAAGCATCTTTTTGATGATACAGTATTTAACAGTATTGGATGTAACATTCTGACATAATCCACCATAACTCAGAGCATTCTGGAATTGACTTATCTGATTAATATGTGTGAGATACAGCCTTACAATTTGGACAGAATGACTAAGAAAGTATAATTTACACAcacagcacactccctctttgaactgttgccatctggtcgaagctacagagcactgagcaccagaacgaccagacacaggaacagtttcttccctcaggcaatccatcttatgaactgttgataataactgtggaacacactagactatttctatttatatacacatgcacttatttatctaacacacatacttagcgtacactaacatttttgcacataatatacctgtacatacataactgctcattgtaatatacctgccatacattgtcaatttatctacctatttgtatttttatttttttattttttttgtattttctattccttaatgtgttttttgttttgtcactGTCATTAttttgcactgcggagcttctgtcacggaaacaaattcctcgtatgtgtgaacatacctggcaataaagctcattctgaattTTACTGTCTACCATTTGGAACAAACTTTGCATCCGAAAATGTTTTCCCTTGCTAAGaaacttacattttttattgattgtttGGATGAATTCTGTCCTGTTTAATTCAATTTATGTCCAAATGTTCTTTCCTCCCGACAGAGCATCAAGGTATTTCATGGGACACTCCGGCTGAGGGCCGCAGGCCAAGTCTTGAACAGCCTGAGTCAGTGTACTCCACCCCACGCAAAGAGCTTCACAAATTCAACCTAGATAATTTCACTCTGCATAAGATGCTGGGCAAGGGAAGCTTTGGAAAGGTAGGAATATTGTATTCAACTCACAGCAAACACACCACAGCAGTGACTTTTCATTTAAACTACAGTATATACCAACTTTTGAAATGACTTAGAAACGAGGCATCTTTTGGTTCAACCCGATAtgaataacaaatcatcaatgaATAACCTTTGAATACTACTATGAGGCAAAACATTGCCATACTGAAACTAAACTACGACCTGGCcaatttggatatttttttttttaatattttaaggaaCTGGCATAAAATTAAAGTTCTGCTATACAAAGATCATTTTAATGTCCCTTGAAGTCAGTTCAATTGGTGGCAGTATTTGGTAACAAGATAGAGGGCTGAGAGGAAGTGACCttatgaaaaagaagtttattcaagtgtgctattagaatacttcttttaaactaaaattggaaagtatgcttttagtttactttttatgtacttctttgaaatgggctttatgtactcctcagaaatatacttaaaattacatttaggtatacttgacttatacttacaaaaagtacaaaaaactATACTTGTGCTCcaagaatctgtgttttcattgttatatggtagagggcgctagtacacatcttctgtacagattttccaaaaaaacacaagtgaagtaaaaaaaaaaagaaacaccagatactaacacatgtaatctaacatgatcatctgacatgaaacagcatcaaaactaacgttatgaaataaaatgtcgcttgatgaagaggtaataattacagtcaagctttggggtgttgatcgactccatctacattttgattatcattctgtatccaattcatagtcttttttcagctttttgttcagaatgttatttatttatttatttttaacattcatGGACAGCTGTTATATGGTATAACTGAATTAGGAATCGCAAGACAACAGCCTATTAAACCTCATTTTGGAACATCATTCTGGATGCATACTCGTGTATTTCTCTATGAATCTTGCATATACCGTATTGTGCACGTGTGTTGTAGGTATTCCTGGCTGAGCTGAAAGGCTCAGGGCAGTTTTTTGCAGTAAAGGCATTGAAGAAGGATGTAGTTCTGATGGATGATGATGTTGAATGCACTATGGTGGAGAGGAGGGTGCTGTCTCTGGCCTGGGAACACCCCTTCCTCACACACCTCTACTGTACCTTCCAGACCAAGGTAATAGACTCCGACACACTTAGGGCTGGACAGTGTGACATATAGGAACATGTCAATGCATTTGCTATATACTTTCgacataggttttttttttttttttttttgaaggtccTATATTGTGCATAAAGtgaataactaaaaataataatgaacttgtattatatatatattctatttataaACTTATGAATTGATGTAATGGCCCTGAAATACTACAATATAAGATTTTGGACATTCCGCCCACCCCATGACACACTCTGAGTCACGCTCACATACTGAAGTAATGTGGGTTTGTTCGACTGCTCTGAACTCTTCTGTTTCTGCATTGGCCTCTAAAGGAGAATCTCTTCTTCGTGATGGAGTACTTAAACGGGGGCGACTTAATGTTCCACATCCAGACCTGCCACAGATTTGACCTTCCGCGGTCCACGTGAGACTCACATACAGCCcccacaaacacatttcaaattcaGAGAATCTTGTTTTTCACCTCCTCTCTTCTCTCTGGCGATAGGTTCTATGCAGCTGAGATCGTTTGTGGGCTGCAGTTTCTACATTCTAAAGGCATTGTGTACAGGTATGCACTgatacattacataaaatatgaGCTAAGAGCGTGCTGAAAGACAGCTCTTACaatgttttcatgtatttatgtgtgtattgtGCCTCCACAGAGATCTTAAGCTGGATAACATCTTGCTAGACATCGACGGTCACATCAAGATCGCAGATTTTGGCATGTGTAAAGAGAACATGTTTGGAGAAGCTAGAACGTGCACTTTCTGTGGAACCCCAGACTACATCGCTCCTGAGGTGACGATCTCTACCACTTGTACCATAGTTATAcatcttattttttaatgtttacatgtaatatatttttgcacCGAACAgatattaaataaagcatttactTGTGCTTCACAGATTCTGCTTGGGCAGAAATATGGGACTTCTGTAGACTGGTGGTCATTTGGTGTCCTTCTCTATGAGATGATGATTGGCCAGTCCCCATTTCATGGCCAGGACGAGGAAGAGTTGTTTCAGTCGATTCGCACAGATGACCCGTGTTACCCACGCTGGTTAAGTAGAGACGCGAACGATATTCTTGTAAAGGTACGTCAGAGTTAACATTAAATAGAAGAATGCTTGATTTGTTATAAACTACAACTGCGTTTTTCTGAATGGTTTCAGCTATTTGTCCGGGAACCAGAGCGAAGGCTGGGTGTGAAAGGTAATATAAGGCAGCATGCATTCTTCAGAGACATAGACTGGAACGCTCTTGAGAAACGGCAGGTGGAGCCGCCCTTCAGGCCAACTGTGGTAAGTTTATTATTGCTGTAAAAGACTTGCCCGTAATGAGCTGCATAGCTAGAAAACATTTTAAGGATATCATAACCGCGCTTCTCATGCATAGGCATTTGTTcctcatatttttgttttggtgACTTGGTGAAAAAAGCTTTTATGATTCAGTGAGGTAAAAATTTGAAGACACACACAACAACATGTATGTGTTTGATTTGTGTTTGTTAGAGCATTAAGACTATGTTGTGTTTTTAGCTTAGCAATATGCTAACATTAAGTAGGCTTTTTGTGCTGTGAGTAACATTATTGAGGAACTTTTGAGGTTCCATTTCAGTTAAAGTACTGACTTAGGCAGCTGCCTGTGGAAACAGTAAACACTAGATTtaggaaaaaaaagatttaggaGTTTACCTGTGACTGACACACTAACTTTCCGTTACAGAAATCAGCAGGTGACTGTAGCAACTTCGATAAGGAGTTCATAAACGAGAAGCCACGACTTACCGTCACAGACCGTATCATCATCAACAGCGTGGACCAGACCATGTTCAACAACTTCTCCTTCATCAACCCCGCCATGGCCAATCTCAAGAGCCCctgactcacacacaaacaagacATTTGTGCAAATACTGTAATACGGTACAAAACGAATAGGCAAACACTCACCTGAACATCATGTCAGTATCAAGTCAACCTCATTTAATGCTACGGTCAGTAAAAGACACAGTAGTGTCAAATTATATCATATAAGTTgcatattgttatcattatattatttggtGCCTCCTTGCtgcaacaaacacacagaaaagcaTTTGAACGAGCAAAAGAAGAATGTGTTGGCTCATTTGCTCCGTCactgaaaatagttccaaacaaactTGAAACAGGTGTCAAACACAAGTGGTTTTTCAATCCTGACCCAAATGaatcatttttgaatgttttgaagttAATGAGGCAAGATTTGTCGCCTCCTACTGGTTCAGTGATATAACCCTACAGAAAAATATGCTAAGAAATGTGGAATTGAAATCCTTTTACTTCGAATGAACAAATGAGCGAAATGAAAATGTCTGAAGTATCCGCAGTGTGTTAACAATGGAAACAGAGCAATGTAGAGATTATTAAATGTGAGAactgaataattttaaatagactattattattaaccgattaaaaatgattttgcagGCCAGTTTAGGGGAGATATACATGTATTTGACATTGGCGAGGAATTTGATATTTGAATTTCAGCTTAATGTACAATGTacgttttgtattttatttgtttgaaaagaGTTGTGATATCAAGATACTTGTGTTTGCTTGTGCATCATGAAAGAttaattcattttgttttattagtagGAATATGCTTTGGTGTCCAAATCTTTAAtcatgttttattgatttattatgtgTTCCGCACAATGACTTCTAAAGGCCTTGTATAGAGGTGTGTATAGTGGCAAAATATAAGTTACTGCTCAGTATGGTTCAGTTATGTTCTTGGGTTGTACAAAGTTATAAATTAATTCTTGGAAATTAATGTGAAGTGTTAGaactctcaccctctctctctctctctctctctctctctaaatatatatatatata
Proteins encoded in this window:
- the LOC113048240 gene encoding protein kinase C theta type-like, whose protein sequence is MSPFLRIGFSSFVMDPGLAYHEEVLNPYCAVYMKEAVETEKGQVYKQKRPTMYPPWSSTFDAHVHRGRVMHVVVKDKTAELKAEATVQLDTLASRCKKENGKLEIWVELKPQGRLLMEAHYFLERSDAAGHGEGGGETEREKEGVFALHHRRGAIKQAKVHVVKCHEFTATFFPQPTFCSVCKEFVWGLNKQGYQCRQCNAAIHKKCIDKVIAKCTGSAINSKETMIHKERFKIDMPHRFKVYNYMSPTFCEHCGTLLWGLARQGLKCEECGMNVHHKCQKKVANLCGVNQKLMAEALAMIESTQQQSRSSRDSEVVGREGPVGVNQSGVTREPSDHLPISPLAPAPPLPRKEHQGISWDTPAEGRRPSLEQPESVYSTPRKELHKFNLDNFTLHKMLGKGSFGKVFLAELKGSGQFFAVKALKKDVVLMDDDVECTMVERRVLSLAWEHPFLTHLYCTFQTKENLFFVMEYLNGGDLMFHIQTCHRFDLPRSTFYAAEIVCGLQFLHSKGIVYRDLKLDNILLDIDGHIKIADFGMCKENMFGEARTCTFCGTPDYIAPEILLGQKYGTSVDWWSFGVLLYEMMIGQSPFHGQDEEELFQSIRTDDPCYPRWLSRDANDILVKLFVREPERRLGVKGNIRQHAFFRDIDWNALEKRQVEPPFRPTVKSAGDCSNFDKEFINEKPRLTVTDRIIINSVDQTMFNNFSFINPAMANLKSP